In one window of Henckelia pumila isolate YLH828 chromosome 1, ASM3356847v2, whole genome shotgun sequence DNA:
- the LOC140875577 gene encoding uncharacterized protein At2g27730, mitochondrial, protein MASRNAFRYVVSRRMSSSGKVLSEEEKAAENIYIKKMEQEKLEKLARKGPKAGEAPAGSSGGTANVADANPSGQTSSTSKTSTDTYKNYAVVAGLVTIAAASGWYLFGSKKAKPEEVQD, encoded by the exons ATGGCGTCCCGAAATGCTTTTAGATATGTCGTATCTCGTAGGATGTCAAGTAGTGGAAAAGTCCTGAGTGAGGAGGAGAAGGCTGCAGAAAACATCTATATCAAG AAAATGGAGCAAGAGAAATTGGAGAAGCTTGCTAGGAAG GGCCCTAAGGCAGGTGAAGCTCCGGCAGGAAGCTCAGGAGGCACAGCCAATGTAGCTGATGCTAACCCAAGTGGCCAGACgtcctcgacttctaaaacatcaACTGACACCTATAAAAATTATGCTGTTGTAGCTGGTCTTGTAACTATTGCTGCTGCCAGTGGGTGGTATCTCTTTGGGTCGAAGAAGGCAAAACCTGAAGAAGTGCAGGATTGA
- the LOC140874867 gene encoding N-carbamoylputrescine amidase isoform X2 has product MQSLAKELGVAIPVSFFEEANNAHYNSIVVIDADGTDLGLYRKSHIPDGPGYQEKYYFNPGDTGFKVFKTKFAKIGVGICWDQWFPEAARAMVLQGAEILFYPTAIGSEPQDQGLDSRDHWKRVMQGHAGANVVPLVASNRVGKEKIETEHGKSEITFYGNSFIAGPTGELVEIAGDKEEAILIAQFDLDKLKYKRNSWGVFRDRRPDLYKVLLTLDGSDVSK; this is encoded by the exons ATGCAGAGTCTGGCAAAAGAATTGGGAGTTGCGATACCAGTCAGCTTCTTTGAGGAGGCAAATAATGCTCATTATAATTCGATAGTTGTAATTGATGCTGATGGAACTGATCTTGGCCTTTACCGCAAGTCTCACATCCCAGATGGGCCAG GTTACCAGGAGAAATACTACTTCAATCCAGGGGACACCGGTTTTAAG GTCTTCAAAACTaaatttgcaaaaattggaGTTG GAATTTGCTGGGATCAGTGGTTTCCAGAGGCAGCTCGAGCTATGGTGCTTCAAGGTGCAGAAATATTGTTCTATCCCACAGCTATTGGTTCTGAACCTCAAGACCAGGGCCTGGATTCTCGAGATCACTGGAAGCGGGTAATGCAGGGCCATGCTGGGGCCAATGTG GTACCCTTGGTAGCTTCAAATCGTGTTGGTAAAGAGAAAATTGAAACCGAACATGGAAAAAGTGAAATTACATTCTATGGGAATTCTTTCATAGCTg GACCAACTGGAGAATTAGTTGAGATTGCTGGTGATAAAGAGGAAGCTATCCTCATTGCACAATTCGATCTGGATAAACTCAAATACAAGAGAAATAGTTGGGGCGTATTTCGTGATCGACGCCCAGATCTATACAAGGTGCTATTGACATTAGATGGCAGTGATGTTTCTAAATGA
- the LOC140874867 gene encoding N-carbamoylputrescine amidase isoform X1, which translates to MAESRVVTVSALQFACADDVSTNVDTAERLVRAAHQKGANIILIQELFEGYYFCQAQREDFFSRSKPYKGHPTIQRMQSLAKELGVAIPVSFFEEANNAHYNSIVVIDADGTDLGLYRKSHIPDGPGYQEKYYFNPGDTGFKVFKTKFAKIGVGICWDQWFPEAARAMVLQGAEILFYPTAIGSEPQDQGLDSRDHWKRVMQGHAGANVVPLVASNRVGKEKIETEHGKSEITFYGNSFIAGPTGELVEIAGDKEEAILIAQFDLDKLKYKRNSWGVFRDRRPDLYKVLLTLDGSDVSK; encoded by the exons ATGGCGGAAAGCCGAGTAGTTACCGTCTCGGCTCTGCAATTCGCTTGCGCCGACGATGTCTCCACTAACGTCGATACGGCCGAAAG ATTGGTTAGAGCAGCTCATCAAAAGGGGGCAAATATCATCCTTATCcag GAATTGTTCGAAGGGTATTACTTTTGTCAAGCACAAAGAGAAGATTTCTTTTCGCGCTCAAAACCTTATAAGGGGCACCCGACTATACAGAG GATGCAGAGTCTGGCAAAAGAATTGGGAGTTGCGATACCAGTCAGCTTCTTTGAGGAGGCAAATAATGCTCATTATAATTCGATAGTTGTAATTGATGCTGATGGAACTGATCTTGGCCTTTACCGCAAGTCTCACATCCCAGATGGGCCAG GTTACCAGGAGAAATACTACTTCAATCCAGGGGACACCGGTTTTAAG GTCTTCAAAACTaaatttgcaaaaattggaGTTG GAATTTGCTGGGATCAGTGGTTTCCAGAGGCAGCTCGAGCTATGGTGCTTCAAGGTGCAGAAATATTGTTCTATCCCACAGCTATTGGTTCTGAACCTCAAGACCAGGGCCTGGATTCTCGAGATCACTGGAAGCGGGTAATGCAGGGCCATGCTGGGGCCAATGTG GTACCCTTGGTAGCTTCAAATCGTGTTGGTAAAGAGAAAATTGAAACCGAACATGGAAAAAGTGAAATTACATTCTATGGGAATTCTTTCATAGCTg GACCAACTGGAGAATTAGTTGAGATTGCTGGTGATAAAGAGGAAGCTATCCTCATTGCACAATTCGATCTGGATAAACTCAAATACAAGAGAAATAGTTGGGGCGTATTTCGTGATCGACGCCCAGATCTATACAAGGTGCTATTGACATTAGATGGCAGTGATGTTTCTAAATGA